One genomic window of Fusarium verticillioides 7600 chromosome 2, whole genome shotgun sequence includes the following:
- a CDS encoding cell division cycle 20-like protein 1, cofactor-APC complex, whose protein sequence is MAMSLARTALRAPQSRLITAAAAITARSIAAHRSFSTTNHALLPSGFGSPVLPSYFSKPRLPANTVVRFVPQQTAWIVERMGKFNRILDPGLAILVPFIDRIAYVKSLKEVAIEIPSQSAITADNVTLELDGVLFTRVFDAYKASYGVEDAEYAISQLAQTTMRSEIGQLTLDHVLKERAALNTNITAAINDAAEAWGVTCLRYEIRDIHAPGAVVEAMHRQVTAERSKRAEILESEGQRQSAINIAEGKKQSVILASEALRAERINEADGEAEAIRLKATATAQGIDAVSESILKGDAGAQAAVSLRVAEKYVDAFGKLARESTAVVVPGNVGDISGMIATGLSVFGKVGQAQAQTMAKSLVEPKKEGSETETDTPSELDGQTKPGVKETVIESFNQAAKR, encoded by the exons ATGGCCATGTCCCTTGCGCGGACTGCCCTCAGGGCGCCGCAATCGCGTCTCATTACGGCTGCCGCCGCCATCACAGCTCGATCTATCGCCGCGCACCGGTCCTTCAGCACCACCAACCATGCTCTACTCCCCTCCGGCTTCGGATCTCCCGTCCTGCCTTCATACTTCTCGAAGCCCCGGCTGCCGGCCAATACGGTAGTCCGGTTTGTGCCTCAGCAGACGGCTTGGATCGTTGAGCGCATGGGAAAGTTTAACCGTATTCTTGACCCCGGCCTGGCCATCCTCGTGCCTTTTATCGATCGAATTGCATACGTCAAAAGCCTCAAGGAAGTTGCCATTGAGATACCCAGCCAAAGCGCCATCACTGCGGACAACGTTACTCTAGAGCTTGACGGTGTTTTGTTCACCCGTGTCTTTGATGCGTACAAAGCAAG CtatggagttgaagatgccgaatATGCCATCTCTCAGCTTGCCCAGACGACCATGCGATCCGAGATTGGTCAATTGACCCTCGACCACGTCCTCAAGGAGCGTGCcgccctcaacaccaacatcactgCTGCTATCAACGATGCTGCTGAAGCATGGGGTGTGACCTGCTTACGCTACGAGATTCGAGATATCCATGCTCCTGGCGCCGTTGTCGAGGCCATGCACCGACAGGTTACTGCCGAGCGTTCCAAGCGTGCCGAGATTCTTGAGTCCGAGGGTCAGCGACAAAgcgccatcaacatcgccgaaGGTAAGAAGCAGAGTGTCATTCTTGCTTCTGAGGCCTTGCGTGCCGAGCGAATCAACGAAGCCGATGGTGAAGCCGAAGCCATTCGTCTCAAGGCTACTGCCACTGCTCAAGGTATCGATGCTGTGTCTGAGAGTATCCTGAAGGGTGATGCTGGTGCCCAGGCTGCCGTCAGCCTGAGAGTTGCTGAGAAGTACGTCGATGCCTTTGGCAAGTTGGCTCGTGAGAGCACAGCTGTCGTTGTTCCCGGAAATGTTGGAGATATCAGCGGCATGATCGCCACTGGACTGAGTGTTTTCGGCAAGGTTGGCCAGGCCCAAGCACAAACGATGGCCAAGTCTCTTgtcgagcccaagaaggaagGCTCGGAGACGGAGACTGATACACCctcagagcttgatggccagACGAAGCCCGGCGTCAAGGAGACGGTGATCGAGAGCTTCAACCAGGCTGCCAAGCGATAG
- a CDS encoding ubiquitin-conjugating enzyme E2 has protein sequence MSAKVPRNFRLLEELEKGEKGLGAEACSYGLEDPEDLLMSKWNGTILGPPHSVHENRIYSVKMHCGPEYPDKPPSIQFISQVNLPCVNPTNGIVDPNQLPCLAQWKRENTMETVLIELRRYMASSQNKKIAQPPEGSTYF, from the exons ATGTCTGCCAAGGTTCCTCGCAACTTTCGCCTACTggaggagctcgagaagggagagaaggGCCTCGGTGCTGAGGCATGCAGTTACGGTCTTGAGGATCCCGAGGATCTTCTCATGAGCAAGTGGAACGGCACAATTCTTGGACCTCCTCAT TCCGTTCACGAGAACCGTATCTACAGTGTCAAGATGCACTGCGGTCCCGAGTACCCTGACAAGCCTCCCTCGATCCAGTTCATCAGCCAGGTCAACTTGCCCTGTGTCAACCCCACCAACGGTATCGTCGACCCTAACCAACTGCCCTGCCTCGCCCAGTGGAAGCGCGAGAACACCATGGAGACTGTGCTCATAGAGCTGCGACG ATACATGGCCTCGTCCCAGAATAAGAAGATCGCCCAGCCTCCTGAGGGCTCTACCTACTTCTAA